The sequence CCAGTCCCGCAGCGCCCCGGCAATATCCATGCGCAGATGGCGGCCACCGAGGTGAATCACCAGCCCTTCGATGCGGGGCAGCTCGGCAAGCAGTTCCTCCGCCGTGGCGCTGACCTGCCGGACATCCCAGCCCCTTGCCCGTGCGGCGGCGGCGGTCGCCTCGCCCACGCAATAGGCGGGCCGGTCCCCGCCGTCCGGCGCGAAACGGACAGCCTGAGCCGAGGTAAGGATCACACCCCGGATTCCCGCAAGGTCAACTGGCGCGCCGGTTCCAACGATCCGAAGCAGCGGGGAAACGATCACCTGCGCCCGCGCGGCAATTTCGGGCGCCAGTGACGCATGAAAGGCAGTCGAGCTTTCCGTGGGCCGGGTCAGCAGCAGGATTGGCGCGCTCATGGTCGGTCCCGGGCATTGTTTGACGGTTGAACCAGTGTTACCTGCCGGGAAACAACCCTGCAACGGTAGGACCATGGCGCGTTCTCTTACGATCCTAGGACTGGAAAGCAGCTGCGACGATACCGCGGCGGCAGTCGTGCGGACCGCCCCGGATGGCGCGAA is a genomic window of Sulfitobacter alexandrii containing:
- a CDS encoding uroporphyrinogen-III synthase, with the translated sequence MSAPILLLTRPTESSTAFHASLAPEIAARAQVIVSPLLRIVGTGAPVDLAGIRGVILTSAQAVRFAPDGGDRPAYCVGEATAAAARARGWDVRQVSATAEELLAELPRIEGLVIHLGGRHLRMDIAGALRDWGMDAVSVPLYDQELCPLSDEAQAALSGGSPVVAPLFSLRTASHLVAQAAELGHTHAVAISPAVSEVLPAGSFASVQTVPSPSAGEMRRAVEKLLSGSRLS